One genomic window of Armatimonadota bacterium includes the following:
- a CDS encoding HAMP domain-containing sensor histidine kinase translates to MMSSIRARMTLTFTAIAALLLLVLGSGLVWFARQTAEREADSLLRSAASQFRAEVGNGGRRAILSEMAEETAQRRSQGITLALYDRSGNLVSATDRELPAAPRAAHPAWRTVPLQFGSDTVVFGMPWVKTERDLRREAFGLAALCVVVLLGTGAGAWVLVGRTLSPIELLSRQAARASADLASVRLSAPSDDAEVVTLVGTLNGFLDRLYEATAARHRFYAAASHELRTPLQALQGHLELALTRKRPPEEYEAAIEEAREQAGYLSRLVQDLLALNRLQSGTGQTPRERVDLVSVVERVAEAYAPLAERRAVHLALDIPDDSQTFAPETHVEMVVRNLVENAVKYSKPEGRVDIRLTKGPAPELSIVNETGPCEPLDRDRLFEPFYRPDADRHSETGGNGLGLALCKTAADANGWVLALHQDAATVTVTVAFRGNSGV, encoded by the coding sequence ATGATGTCCTCCATTCGCGCGCGGATGACCCTGACGTTCACGGCGATCGCCGCCTTGCTCCTGCTGGTCCTCGGGAGCGGCCTCGTCTGGTTTGCGCGGCAGACCGCCGAGCGTGAGGCGGATTCCCTGCTGCGGTCTGCGGCGTCTCAGTTCCGGGCCGAAGTTGGAAACGGCGGGCGTCGCGCCATTCTGTCCGAAATGGCCGAAGAAACGGCCCAGCGCCGCTCCCAGGGCATTACCCTCGCGCTGTATGACCGGTCCGGCAACCTCGTGTCCGCCACGGACAGAGAGCTCCCCGCGGCGCCCCGGGCCGCCCACCCGGCGTGGAGGACCGTGCCGCTGCAGTTCGGGTCGGACACGGTCGTCTTCGGCATGCCGTGGGTGAAGACGGAACGCGATCTCAGGCGGGAGGCTTTCGGTCTGGCCGCCCTGTGCGTGGTTGTGCTTCTCGGTACGGGCGCCGGCGCCTGGGTGCTTGTTGGCCGCACGCTGTCGCCCATCGAACTCCTCAGCCGCCAGGCCGCCCGCGCGTCCGCCGATCTGGCGAGCGTACGATTGTCCGCCCCATCCGACGACGCGGAGGTGGTCACGCTGGTGGGGACCCTGAACGGTTTTCTGGACCGGCTGTACGAGGCGACGGCGGCCCGTCACAGGTTCTACGCCGCAGCCTCCCACGAGCTGCGCACTCCGCTGCAGGCGCTGCAGGGGCACCTCGAGCTGGCGCTCACGCGCAAGCGCCCACCGGAGGAATACGAAGCCGCCATCGAGGAGGCACGCGAGCAGGCCGGATACCTGTCCCGATTGGTGCAGGATCTCCTCGCGCTGAACCGGCTCCAGTCGGGTACCGGCCAGACACCGCGCGAGCGGGTGGACCTGGTCTCGGTCGTCGAGCGGGTCGCCGAGGCCTACGCCCCGCTGGCCGAACGCCGCGCGGTGCATCTAGCGCTCGATATCCCGGACGACAGCCAGACATTCGCGCCGGAGACCCACGTGGAGATGGTGGTGCGAAATCTGGTGGAGAACGCCGTGAAGTACTCGAAGCCGGAAGGCCGTGTGGATATCAGATTGACGAAGGGACCCGCGCCCGAGCTCTCCATTGTCAACGAAACCGGACCGTGTGAACCGCTCGACCGGGATCGTCTCTTCGAGCCGTTCTACCGCCCGGACGCGGACCGCCATTCCGAGACGGGCGGCAACGGACTGGGCCTGGCCCTCTGCAAGACGGCGGCCGACGCGAACGGCTGGGTTCTGGCGCTTCACCAGGACGCGGCCACCGTAACTGTGACGGTAGCGTTCCGCGGAAATTCCGGCGTCTGA
- a CDS encoding response regulator transcription factor: MLIVEDNPSVARFLEQAVREAGYASFVVHNGLAAVGLANAEEFDLVLLDVMLPGLDGFSVCKQLRANGVGIPILILTAKDTTEDKIEGLDSGADDYIVKPFHVGELLARMRALLRRGVSSPALLTVGDLTLDPATRQAARGGRDIRLSATEYALLEYLMRNAGRVLTRSMILQHVWQYDFAGTDNVLEVYISYLRRKIDKGHAVPLIHTVRGTGYRIEAPG; this comes from the coding sequence GTGCTCATAGTCGAAGATAATCCCAGTGTGGCCCGTTTCCTGGAACAAGCTGTCCGGGAAGCGGGCTACGCCTCATTCGTGGTGCACAACGGCCTCGCGGCGGTTGGGCTGGCGAACGCGGAGGAGTTCGACCTTGTCCTTCTTGACGTGATGCTGCCCGGGCTTGACGGATTCTCCGTATGCAAACAACTCAGGGCAAACGGCGTGGGCATCCCTATCCTGATCCTCACCGCCAAAGACACGACGGAGGACAAGATCGAGGGCCTCGACAGCGGGGCGGACGACTATATCGTGAAGCCCTTCCACGTCGGAGAACTGCTCGCTCGCATGCGCGCCCTCCTGCGCCGCGGTGTCTCCTCCCCGGCCCTGCTCACGGTGGGCGATCTGACGCTGGACCCTGCGACCCGGCAGGCGGCCCGGGGCGGCCGGGACATCCGGCTCTCCGCTACGGAATATGCGCTCCTGGAGTACCTGATGCGCAACGCGGGGCGCGTCCTCACCCGCTCCATGATCCTCCAGCACGTCTGGCAATACGACTTCGCCGGCACGGATAACGTGCTTGAGGTCTACATCTCCTACCTGCGCCGCAAGATCGACAAAGGACACGCCGTTCCGCTGATCCACACGGTGCGCGGGACCGGCTACCGGATTGAGGCGCCGGGATGA